The following are encoded together in the Cervus elaphus chromosome 23, mCerEla1.1, whole genome shotgun sequence genome:
- the LZTS3 gene encoding leucine zipper putative tumor suppressor 3 isoform X1, with the protein MAPADRASEGPRLEAPSAPHPLGECPPGLVMAKLETLPVRADPGRDPLLAFAPRPSELGPPDPRLAMGSVGSGVAHTQEFAMKSVGTRTGGGGNQGSFPGPRGSGVSRERPGRYPSEDKALANSLYLNGELRGSDHTDVCGNVVGSSGGSSSSGGSDKAPPQYREPSHPPKLLATSGKLDQCSEPLVRPSAFKPVVPKNFHSMQNLCPPQTNGTPEGRQGPGGLKGGLDKSRTMTPAGGGGSGLSDSGRNSLTSLPTYSSSYSQHLAPLSASTSHINRIGTASYGSGSGGGSSGGGSGYQDLATSDSGRASSKSGSSSSMGRPGHLGSGEGGGGGLPFAACSPPSPSALIQELEERLWEKEQEVAALRRSLEQSEAAVAQVLEERQKAWERELAELRQGCSGKLQQVARRAQRAQQGLQLQVLRLQQDKKQLQEEAARLMRQREELEDKVAACQKEQADFLPRMEETKWEVCQKAGEISLLKQQLKDSQADVSQKLSEIVGLRSQLREGRASLREKEEQLLSLRDSFGSKQASLELGEGELPSACLKPALTPVDPAEPQDALATCESDEAKMRRQAGVAAAASLVSLDGEVDAGGESGTRALRREVGRLQAELAAERRARERQGASFAEERRVWLEEKEKVIEYQKQLQLSYVEMYQRNQQLERRLRERGAAGGASTPTPQHGEEKKAWTPSRLERIESTEI; encoded by the exons ATGGCCCCTGCAGACCGGGCCTCGGAGGGTCCCAGGCTTGAGGCCCCATCGGCCCCCCACCCCCTTGGAGAG TGCCCCCCTGGCTTAGTCATGGCGAAGCTGGAGACACTGCCTGTGCGTGCTGACCCAGGGCGAGATCCCCTCCTGGCCTTCGCCCCTCGGCCCTCTGAGCTCGGACCCCCAGACCCTCGCCTGGCCATGGGCAGTGTGGGCAGTGGGGTGGCTCACACCCAGGAGTTTGCCATGAAAAGTGTGGGCACCCGCACGGGGGGTGGGGGCAACCAGGGCAGTTTCCCTGGTCCCCGTGGCAGTGGGGTCAGCAGGGAGAGGCCAGGCCGCTACCCCTCAGAGGACAAGGCTCTCGCCAATTCACTCTACCTCAATGGCGAGCTACGGGGCAGCGACCACACGGATGTCTGCGGCAACGTGGTGGGCAGCAgcggtggcagcagcagcagtgggggcAGTGATAAGGCCCCACCACAGTATCGTGAGCCCAGCCACCCACCCAagctcctggccacctctggCAAGCTAGACCAG TGCTCAGAGCCGCTAGTTCGGCCTTCGGCCTTCAAGCCTGTTGTACCCAAGAACTTCCACTCCATGCAGAACTTGTGCCCCCCACAGACCAACGGGACCCCTGAGGGACGACAGGGCCCTGGTGGCCTCAAGGGTGGACTGGACAAGTCTCGGACCATGACCCCAGCGGGCGGAGGTGGGAGCGGCCTCTCAGACTCAGGCCGGAACTCACTCACAAGCCTGCCCACCTACAGTTCCAGCTACAGCCAGCACCTGGCGCCCCTCAGTGCCTCCACCAGCCACATCAACCGCATTGGCACTGCCAGCTACGGCAGTGGCAGCGGTGGTGGCAGCAGTGGTGGTGGGTCGGGCTACCAGGACCTGGCGACGTCCGACAGTGGGCGGGCCTCCAGCAAGAGCGGGTCATCCTCATCCATGGGGCGACCAGGTCACCTGGGAtcaggggagggtggagggggaggcCTGCCATTTGCGGCCTGCTCACCACCTTCGCCCAGTGCTCTGATCCAGGAGCTAGAGGAGCGGCTGtgggagaaggagcaggaggtggcAGCTCTGCGGCGTAGCCTGGAGCAGAGTGAAGCGGCAGTGGCCCAGGTGCTGGAGGAGCGTCAGAAGGCCTGGGAGCGTGAGCTGGCTGAGCTGCGGCAgggctgcagtgggaagctgcagCAGGTGGCCCGGCGCGCCCAGCGTGCCCAGCAAGGCCTGCAGCTACAGGTGCTGCGGCTGCAGCAGGACAAGAAGCAGCTACAGGAGGAGGCAGCCCGGCTGATGCGGCAGCGGGAAGAGCTTGAGGACAAGGTTGCCGCCTGCCAGAAGGAACAGGCCGACTTCCTGCCCCGGATGGAGGAAACTAAGTGGGAG GTATGCCAGAAGGCTGGGGAGATTTCCCTTCTGAAGCAGCAGCTGAAGGACTCGCAGGCGGATGTGTCCCAGAAGCTGAGTGAGATTGTTGGGCTGCGCTCACAGCTGCGGGAGGGCCGGGCCTCCCTGCGGGAGAAGGAGGAGCAGCTGCTCAGCCTGAGGGACTCCTTCGGCAGCAAACAGGCCAGCCTGGAGCTGGGTGAGGGAGAgctgccctctgcctgcctcaAGCCGGCACTGACCCCAGTGGATCCGGCCGAGCCACAGGATGCACTGGCCACCTGCGAGAGCGATGAGGCCAAGATGCGCCGTCAGGCTGGGGTGGCTGCTGCCGCCTCCTTGGTTTCCTTGGATGGGGAGGTGGATGCTGGTGGGGAGAGTGGGACGCGGGCCCTGCGGCGGGAGGTGGGGCGGCTGCAGGCTGAGCTGGCAGCTGAGCGGCGAGCCCGGGAGCGCCAGGGTGCCAGCTTTGCAGAGGAGCGCCGAGTgtggctggaggagaaggagaaggtcaTTGAGTACCAGAAGCAGCTGCAGCTGAGTTATGTGGAGATGTACCAGCGCAACCAGCAGCTAGAGCGGCGGCTGCGAGAGCGAGGGGCTGCGGGAGGTGCCAGCACACCTACACCCCAACATGGGGAGGAGAAGAAAGCCTGGACCCCCTCCCGCCTTGAGCGCATCGAGTCCACAGAAATATGA
- the LZTS3 gene encoding leucine zipper putative tumor suppressor 3 isoform X2 — MAKLETLPVRADPGRDPLLAFAPRPSELGPPDPRLAMGSVGSGVAHTQEFAMKSVGTRTGGGGNQGSFPGPRGSGVSRERPGRYPSEDKALANSLYLNGELRGSDHTDVCGNVVGSSGGSSSSGGSDKAPPQYREPSHPPKLLATSGKLDQCSEPLVRPSAFKPVVPKNFHSMQNLCPPQTNGTPEGRQGPGGLKGGLDKSRTMTPAGGGGSGLSDSGRNSLTSLPTYSSSYSQHLAPLSASTSHINRIGTASYGSGSGGGSSGGGSGYQDLATSDSGRASSKSGSSSSMGRPGHLGSGEGGGGGLPFAACSPPSPSALIQELEERLWEKEQEVAALRRSLEQSEAAVAQVLEERQKAWERELAELRQGCSGKLQQVARRAQRAQQGLQLQVLRLQQDKKQLQEEAARLMRQREELEDKVAACQKEQADFLPRMEETKWEVCQKAGEISLLKQQLKDSQADVSQKLSEIVGLRSQLREGRASLREKEEQLLSLRDSFGSKQASLELGEGELPSACLKPALTPVDPAEPQDALATCESDEAKMRRQAGVAAAASLVSLDGEVDAGGESGTRALRREVGRLQAELAAERRARERQGASFAEERRVWLEEKEKVIEYQKQLQLSYVEMYQRNQQLERRLRERGAAGGASTPTPQHGEEKKAWTPSRLERIESTEI; from the exons ATGGCGAAGCTGGAGACACTGCCTGTGCGTGCTGACCCAGGGCGAGATCCCCTCCTGGCCTTCGCCCCTCGGCCCTCTGAGCTCGGACCCCCAGACCCTCGCCTGGCCATGGGCAGTGTGGGCAGTGGGGTGGCTCACACCCAGGAGTTTGCCATGAAAAGTGTGGGCACCCGCACGGGGGGTGGGGGCAACCAGGGCAGTTTCCCTGGTCCCCGTGGCAGTGGGGTCAGCAGGGAGAGGCCAGGCCGCTACCCCTCAGAGGACAAGGCTCTCGCCAATTCACTCTACCTCAATGGCGAGCTACGGGGCAGCGACCACACGGATGTCTGCGGCAACGTGGTGGGCAGCAgcggtggcagcagcagcagtgggggcAGTGATAAGGCCCCACCACAGTATCGTGAGCCCAGCCACCCACCCAagctcctggccacctctggCAAGCTAGACCAG TGCTCAGAGCCGCTAGTTCGGCCTTCGGCCTTCAAGCCTGTTGTACCCAAGAACTTCCACTCCATGCAGAACTTGTGCCCCCCACAGACCAACGGGACCCCTGAGGGACGACAGGGCCCTGGTGGCCTCAAGGGTGGACTGGACAAGTCTCGGACCATGACCCCAGCGGGCGGAGGTGGGAGCGGCCTCTCAGACTCAGGCCGGAACTCACTCACAAGCCTGCCCACCTACAGTTCCAGCTACAGCCAGCACCTGGCGCCCCTCAGTGCCTCCACCAGCCACATCAACCGCATTGGCACTGCCAGCTACGGCAGTGGCAGCGGTGGTGGCAGCAGTGGTGGTGGGTCGGGCTACCAGGACCTGGCGACGTCCGACAGTGGGCGGGCCTCCAGCAAGAGCGGGTCATCCTCATCCATGGGGCGACCAGGTCACCTGGGAtcaggggagggtggagggggaggcCTGCCATTTGCGGCCTGCTCACCACCTTCGCCCAGTGCTCTGATCCAGGAGCTAGAGGAGCGGCTGtgggagaaggagcaggaggtggcAGCTCTGCGGCGTAGCCTGGAGCAGAGTGAAGCGGCAGTGGCCCAGGTGCTGGAGGAGCGTCAGAAGGCCTGGGAGCGTGAGCTGGCTGAGCTGCGGCAgggctgcagtgggaagctgcagCAGGTGGCCCGGCGCGCCCAGCGTGCCCAGCAAGGCCTGCAGCTACAGGTGCTGCGGCTGCAGCAGGACAAGAAGCAGCTACAGGAGGAGGCAGCCCGGCTGATGCGGCAGCGGGAAGAGCTTGAGGACAAGGTTGCCGCCTGCCAGAAGGAACAGGCCGACTTCCTGCCCCGGATGGAGGAAACTAAGTGGGAG GTATGCCAGAAGGCTGGGGAGATTTCCCTTCTGAAGCAGCAGCTGAAGGACTCGCAGGCGGATGTGTCCCAGAAGCTGAGTGAGATTGTTGGGCTGCGCTCACAGCTGCGGGAGGGCCGGGCCTCCCTGCGGGAGAAGGAGGAGCAGCTGCTCAGCCTGAGGGACTCCTTCGGCAGCAAACAGGCCAGCCTGGAGCTGGGTGAGGGAGAgctgccctctgcctgcctcaAGCCGGCACTGACCCCAGTGGATCCGGCCGAGCCACAGGATGCACTGGCCACCTGCGAGAGCGATGAGGCCAAGATGCGCCGTCAGGCTGGGGTGGCTGCTGCCGCCTCCTTGGTTTCCTTGGATGGGGAGGTGGATGCTGGTGGGGAGAGTGGGACGCGGGCCCTGCGGCGGGAGGTGGGGCGGCTGCAGGCTGAGCTGGCAGCTGAGCGGCGAGCCCGGGAGCGCCAGGGTGCCAGCTTTGCAGAGGAGCGCCGAGTgtggctggaggagaaggagaaggtcaTTGAGTACCAGAAGCAGCTGCAGCTGAGTTATGTGGAGATGTACCAGCGCAACCAGCAGCTAGAGCGGCGGCTGCGAGAGCGAGGGGCTGCGGGAGGTGCCAGCACACCTACACCCCAACATGGGGAGGAGAAGAAAGCCTGGACCCCCTCCCGCCTTGAGCGCATCGAGTCCACAGAAATATGA